The Lycium ferocissimum isolate CSIRO_LF1 chromosome 1, AGI_CSIRO_Lferr_CH_V1, whole genome shotgun sequence genome includes a region encoding these proteins:
- the LOC132065270 gene encoding uncharacterized protein LOC132065270 yields MAAPVAHRIRMSHMRVAYGVADGDGEGLVHVGNDHGDQVKVFGFSVCGYAMKNSMGDRNETGVFMAWCLSLEKTMRSREEHERHLRIVLGLLKENKLYAKFSKCKFWLSSVAFLGHMVSKDSIMVDPEKTEDVHDWGRPTTVSEVQSFVGLASYYQRFVEEFSAIVSSLTRLTQKAFPFQWSDEYEIGERPLAREIQSLANYLVRLDISELGRVLACVEARSSLLEQIIVQQFDDPKLIKIRDKVLKGKDREARLDEEGILRIKGRVCMPRTRDLTRLIMDEAHSSRYPGAMKMYRDLKQHY; encoded by the exons ATGGCTGCCCCTGTTGCACACAGGATTCGCATGtcacacatgcgagtcgcatatggTGTCGCAGATGGTGACGGAGAG GGCTTAGTTCATGTTGGCAATGATCATGGGGACCAAgtcaaagtatttggtttctCCGTTTGTGGTTATGCCATGAAAAACAGCATGGGTGACAGAAATGAGACGGGTGTCTTTATGGCTTGGTGTCTATCTTTGGAAAAGACCATGAG GAGTAGGGAGGAGCACGAGAGGCATTTGAGGATTGTTCTTGGGCTTTTGAAGGAAAACAAGCTttatgctaagttctccaagTGCAAATTCTGGCTTAGTTCTGTGGCATTTTTGGGACACATGGTGTCGAAGGATAGTATTATGGTTGATCCAGAGAAGACTGAGGATGTTCATGATTGGGGTAGGCCTACTACAGTTTCAGAGGTTCAGAGTTTTGTTGGTTTGGCTAGTTACTATCAGCGATTTGTTGAGGAATTTTCTGCTATAGTGTCTTCTCTGACCAGATTGACCCAAAAGGCTTTTCCTTTTCAGTGGTCGGATGAGTATGAG ATTGGGGAACGACCTTTGGCTAGAGAGATTCAAAGTTTGGCAAATTACTTGGTTAGGCTTGATATATCTGAACTTGGAAGGGTTTTGGCTTGTGTGGAGGCACGATCTTCTTTATTGGAGCAAATTATAGTTCAACAGTTTGATGACCCAAAGTTGATCAAAATTCGTGATAAAGTGTTAAAAGGAAAGGATCGAGAAGCAAGACTTGATGAAGAAGGGATTTTGAGGATCAAGGGACGAGTGTGTATGCCTCGAACTAGAGACTTGACTAGATTGATTATGGACGAGGCCCATAGCTCGAGGTACCCAGGAGCTATGAAGATGTATCGAGATTTGAAGCAACACTACTGA